The Pirellulales bacterium genome includes a window with the following:
- a CDS encoding carboxypeptidase-like regulatory domain-containing protein, protein MPTCQLLAILACVLSGEPSRLTLKGIIDDGSGQPVVGARVDIATAAPRVGTGLFCPSCYLDCQKKTRSNDKGEFEISGLNPSLKFHLMISMPGKKTQLTGLVDPLTDSIKISLADLPNDFPPERMLRGRAVNDQGLAIEGALVEPDGAQSGSKRWWGRVDGVDPTVTDSDGRFVMPLPQDYKGVDITVTADGYAGTSMALLAPGADEHRVVVPRGTRVTGRLACKDKLLAGVRVAVVQEERNAGHHFIKAVADVTNRDGQFVLDYLPANESYVSFSVVGEGPQEFVLTTKRFKATGDGEERDLGQFEAIPALRLAGRVELADGEALPQDTKIVLIRNPAWDLIEIPVREDGHFEISGLPPEAYELRIAARGYCIKPSIPYQLLSDQSFGLSLKESIETLRIPVQASSEPPKPSSAKQSPELGSNNKPTTDRTGFIGGRVLKDNQPRPNVIMKLFLSGSQRLLGKATTDEDGQYSIDGLKAGDQYYFEIIDSEHLIAPGWMHQMPYIHPVDNEGREILLPDVHLVRARQSLRGVVVSPEGIGVGSVRVSAQMANGEIIPLRTSGPKAWTTTKADGSFELQQLPEGLIELIAYRENPKGGRIVYPAKVRPELSQTDIRIVFDPSLQDGIVDLDAARGQAGSKR, encoded by the coding sequence ATGCCAACTTGTCAATTGCTCGCAATACTCGCCTGCGTGCTGTCGGGCGAACCATCGAGACTGACGCTCAAAGGCATCATCGACGATGGGAGTGGTCAACCTGTTGTCGGCGCGAGAGTGGACATCGCCACTGCAGCCCCTCGTGTTGGGACGGGTTTGTTTTGTCCGAGTTGCTATCTCGATTGCCAAAAAAAGACGCGGTCAAACGACAAGGGTGAATTTGAAATCAGCGGGCTTAACCCGTCTCTAAAATTCCACCTGATGATTTCCATGCCAGGCAAGAAGACGCAGCTGACGGGTTTGGTTGATCCGCTAACGGACAGCATAAAGATTTCGCTAGCGGATTTGCCCAATGACTTTCCGCCTGAACGGATGCTACGAGGACGCGCCGTCAACGATCAAGGGCTGGCAATTGAGGGTGCATTGGTCGAACCCGATGGCGCACAATCCGGCAGCAAGCGATGGTGGGGCCGAGTGGACGGTGTTGACCCGACGGTCACAGATAGCGATGGTCGATTTGTCATGCCTCTTCCGCAGGACTACAAGGGCGTGGACATCACAGTTACTGCGGACGGCTATGCGGGCACATCAATGGCATTGCTCGCGCCAGGTGCCGACGAGCATCGCGTCGTGGTGCCGCGGGGTACGCGTGTGACCGGCAGGCTTGCTTGCAAAGACAAGCTTCTAGCCGGCGTACGTGTCGCAGTAGTGCAAGAGGAACGCAATGCGGGCCATCACTTCATTAAGGCCGTGGCCGACGTTACGAACCGTGATGGACAGTTCGTCCTCGATTATCTTCCCGCCAACGAATCGTACGTGAGTTTCTCTGTCGTCGGTGAAGGTCCGCAAGAGTTCGTGCTGACAACCAAGCGCTTTAAGGCGACAGGCGATGGCGAAGAACGAGACTTGGGCCAATTCGAGGCGATCCCTGCCCTGCGACTCGCGGGTCGGGTCGAGTTAGCCGACGGGGAAGCGCTACCTCAAGACACAAAAATAGTGCTGATCCGCAATCCCGCGTGGGACCTGATTGAGATTCCCGTGCGAGAGGATGGCCATTTTGAGATCAGCGGGCTTCCGCCTGAAGCGTACGAATTGCGGATTGCAGCCAGGGGCTATTGCATCAAGCCTAGCATTCCGTATCAGCTTTTGAGCGATCAGTCGTTTGGTCTTTCCTTAAAGGAATCGATCGAAACACTTCGGATACCTGTCCAAGCCAGCAGCGAGCCGCCGAAACCATCAAGTGCGAAACAATCCCCCGAGCTGGGATCAAATAACAAACCCACGACAGATCGCACAGGATTCATCGGTGGTCGCGTGCTCAAAGACAATCAGCCGCGGCCCAACGTTATCATGAAGCTTTTTTTATCAGGATCTCAACGCCTGCTGGGTAAGGCGACGACCGACGAAGACGGACAATACAGTATCGATGGATTGAAAGCCGGCGATCAGTACTACTTTGAGATTATCGACTCGGAGCATTTGATTGCACCGGGATGGATGCACCAGATGCCCTACATCCATCCCGTCGACAACGAGGGACGCGAAATCTTGTTGCCCGATGTGCATCTTGTGCGTGCCAGGCAATCGTTGCGGGGGGTGGTGGTCAGCCCTGAGGGAATTGGCGTTGGCAGTGTTCGCGTCTCGGCTCAAATGGCGAATGGTGAAATTATTCCGCTTCGCACGTCCGGACCCAAAGCGTGGACTACGACCAAAGCGGACGGCAGTTTTGAACTACAACAGCTACCCGAGGGTCTCATCGAATTGATAGCATACCGCGAGAATCCGAAAGGCGGTCGCATCGTCTATCCTGCAAAAGTCCGACCCGAATTGAGCCAAACCGATATCCGAATCGTCTTCGACCCTTCGCTGCAAGACGGAATCGTCGATCTAGACGCTGCTAGGGGCCAAGCGGGATCAAAGAGGTAA
- a CDS encoding peroxiredoxin, translating to MKIASLVALFIAGNMTVALAAELKVGDQAPEFSMQGTDGKTHKLSDYRGKQAVVLAWFPKAKTPGCTLECKSFRDSGKDLRNYDVAYFTASCDSPELNKEFATDLSLDFPILSDPDKSVAKAYGVFNDQRLVSNRWTYYIGKDGKILHIDKEVKTPAHGQDVAAKLDELKVAKK from the coding sequence ATGAAAATCGCATCGCTTGTCGCACTGTTCATCGCCGGAAACATGACCGTTGCCCTGGCTGCCGAATTGAAGGTGGGGGATCAGGCCCCCGAGTTTTCCATGCAAGGCACCGATGGCAAAACGCACAAGCTGAGCGACTATCGGGGCAAGCAGGCCGTCGTCTTGGCCTGGTTCCCCAAGGCAAAAACGCCGGGTTGCACGCTGGAATGCAAGAGCTTCCGTGACAGCGGCAAGGATTTGCGCAACTACGACGTGGCGTATTTCACCGCTAGTTGCGACTCGCCCGAGTTGAACAAGGAGTTTGCCACCGACTTGTCGCTCGATTTTCCCATCCTCAGCGACCCGGACAAAAGCGTGGCCAAGGCCTATGGCGTGTTCAACGACCAGCGTTTGGTTTCGAATCGATGGACCTACTACATCGGCAAGGACGGCAAGATTCTGCACATCGACAAGGAAGTAAAGACACCGGCCCACGGCCAGGACGTTGCCGCCAAGCTCGACGAGTTGAAGGTAGCCAAAAAGTAG
- a CDS encoding disulfide bond formation protein B → MSHRLGFWLAHLCILGVMAALVGGFVVQFAWQELPCPLCMLQRMGMILAAFGPAFILLRCRHGDVSPTDFATGYGMSIIAAMFGASVSTRHILLHIASPDPVPGLAVLGMHLYTWALIVFCTAIAASGLNLLFTRELAPRQTQFGWPTRLVLGSLAAVIVTNLVCVFFLEGFHWLLPGDPDRYQLLSDLARQ, encoded by the coding sequence ATGAGCCATCGACTGGGATTCTGGCTGGCACACCTCTGCATTCTTGGTGTCATGGCTGCGCTCGTGGGCGGGTTCGTCGTGCAATTCGCCTGGCAGGAGCTTCCTTGTCCCCTCTGCATGCTCCAACGCATGGGCATGATCCTGGCCGCGTTCGGGCCAGCCTTCATTCTGCTGCGGTGCCGCCACGGCGATGTGAGCCCGACCGATTTCGCCACGGGCTACGGCATGAGCATCATCGCCGCAATGTTTGGCGCGTCGGTTTCCACGCGGCACATCTTGCTGCATATCGCCTCACCTGATCCCGTCCCGGGCTTGGCTGTTCTCGGGATGCATCTCTACACCTGGGCGCTGATCGTGTTTTGTACGGCCATTGCGGCCAGTGGGCTTAATCTGCTTTTCACCCGCGAACTGGCGCCGCGCCAAACGCAATTCGGGTGGCCGACGCGTTTGGTGCTCGGATCGCTTGCCGCTGTGATCGTCACGAACCTGGTTTGCGTATTCTTCCTGGAAGGCTTCCATTGGCTTCTGCCTGGCGATCCAGATCGCTATCAACTGCTGTCGGATCTCGCCCGTCAATAG
- a CDS encoding limonene-1,2-epoxide hydrolase family protein, with amino-acid sequence MAGKEVIEALVGALNRMDPDAFAALLADDVVVEHISTGRSLRGKQEVAGWFNAMLGHTTQNDVTVNRVCIDGSTIWAERVDRHLIGGQWVEIPIMGIVELDRAGKVRHMRDYFDSRLAL; translated from the coding sequence ATGGCAGGGAAAGAAGTCATTGAGGCACTTGTGGGGGCACTCAACCGTATGGACCCCGACGCTTTTGCTGCGCTGCTGGCCGATGACGTCGTGGTGGAACACATCTCAACGGGCCGAAGCCTGCGGGGCAAGCAAGAAGTCGCCGGCTGGTTCAACGCGATGCTCGGACACACCACTCAAAATGACGTGACGGTGAATCGTGTGTGCATTGATGGTTCAACGATCTGGGCCGAACGCGTGGACCGGCATTTAATCGGTGGCCAATGGGTTGAGATCCCGATTATGGGAATCGTCGAACTCGATCGTGCCGGCAAAGTGAGGCACATGCGAGACTATTTCGATTCTCGGCTCGCGCTCTAA
- a CDS encoding DUF5993 family protein, whose translation MDTIVFSLILGTFASLFADRRWLVVGLFLLTVGAALALFWAHIIDPIHLNF comes from the coding sequence GTGGATACAATCGTCTTTAGTCTGATCCTGGGAACGTTCGCGTCACTGTTCGCCGACCGTCGGTGGCTTGTCGTTGGACTTTTCTTGCTCACCGTGGGCGCCGCCCTGGCGTTGTTTTGGGCGCACATCATCGACCCGATTCATTTGAACTTCTAG
- a CDS encoding TCR/Tet family MFS transporter, producing MTDPHADSRAAGSSVPADDAELPALASPRQAARAFIFITVVLDVLALGIVIPVLPELVKEFLHDDTKRAAEFFGLFGMVWALMQFVFSPVMGALSDRFGRRPVLLLSMLGLGLDYVLMALAPTLGWLFVGRVISGITSASFTTAAAYIADVTPVHKRAAGFGMLSAAFGLGFVLGPAFGGVLGEIDPRLPFWVAAGFTLLNATYGMLVLPESLPRERRATFTWQRANPIGALNLLRSHHELLGLATVMFLNFLAHEVLPSVFVLYAGYRYDWDVQAVGLTLAIAGICSMIVQGAMVPPFVRRFGERSAVILGLLLGTAGLLIFGVAGTGPVFLIGIPFMSLWGLAGPSAQSLMTRHVSATEQGKLQGALNSLRGITGMIGPVLFTSIFAAFIETERSVELPGAPFLMATLLLASAALLSWRVTRHA from the coding sequence ATGACCGATCCGCACGCTGACTCACGCGCCGCCGGTTCCTCCGTTCCGGCCGACGATGCCGAATTGCCTGCGCTCGCAAGCCCGCGACAGGCCGCGCGCGCCTTTATCTTCATCACGGTCGTGCTCGACGTGTTGGCGCTGGGGATCGTGATCCCCGTCCTGCCGGAACTGGTCAAGGAGTTCCTGCACGACGACACCAAGCGTGCCGCCGAGTTCTTTGGCCTCTTCGGCATGGTATGGGCCTTGATGCAGTTTGTCTTTTCGCCCGTCATGGGCGCGCTTTCCGATCGCTTTGGCCGCCGCCCAGTGCTGCTGCTATCGATGCTCGGCCTGGGGCTCGACTATGTATTGATGGCGCTCGCCCCTACGCTGGGGTGGCTGTTCGTGGGGCGCGTCATCTCGGGCATTACCTCGGCCAGCTTTACCACCGCTGCGGCTTACATCGCTGACGTGACGCCGGTACACAAACGTGCGGCCGGTTTTGGGATGCTGAGCGCCGCATTCGGGCTGGGCTTTGTTCTGGGGCCCGCCTTCGGCGGCGTATTGGGCGAGATCGATCCACGTTTGCCATTTTGGGTGGCCGCCGGATTCACGCTGCTCAATGCGACATACGGAATGTTGGTATTGCCCGAGTCATTGCCGCGCGAGCGGCGCGCGACTTTCACCTGGCAGCGTGCCAATCCGATCGGGGCGTTGAACTTGCTCCGCTCGCACCACGAATTACTGGGGCTGGCGACGGTGATGTTTCTCAACTTCCTGGCGCACGAAGTCTTGCCGAGCGTGTTCGTGCTCTATGCGGGCTATCGCTACGACTGGGATGTGCAGGCGGTGGGGTTAACGCTGGCCATTGCCGGCATCTGCTCGATGATCGTGCAGGGCGCGATGGTGCCGCCGTTTGTGCGTCGCTTTGGCGAGCGGAGCGCCGTGATCCTGGGCCTGTTGCTCGGCACAGCCGGGTTGTTGATCTTTGGGGTGGCAGGGACGGGGCCCGTATTTCTCATAGGCATTCCTTTCATGTCGCTGTGGGGACTGGCTGGACCTTCGGCGCAGAGCTTGATGACACGACACGTGAGCGCCACCGAGCAGGGAAAGCTGCAAGGGGCCCTGAACAGCTTGCGCGGGATCACCGGCATGATTGGACCGGTGCTCTTTACGTCGATCTTCGCGGCGTTCATCGAGACTGAGCGCAGCGTCGAACTACCCGGTGCGCCATTTCTGATGGCCACGCTGCTCTTGGCCAGCGCGGCGCTGCTTTCCTGGCGCGTGACACGGCACGCCTGA
- a CDS encoding helix-hairpin-helix domain-containing protein, which translates to LRKFHFPTHCPECGTAVVKDEGGVYIRCPNPSCPAQVKERLRYFASRNAMDIEGLGDKLVDQLVNDGVVTSYGDLYRLKLEQLTGLERMGQKSSENLLAGIAASKSRGLAKLLNALAIRHVGARVATLLADHFGSMSAILEAAEEELAEVDEIGPIIAGSVYEFLHSKTGRATIDELTELGLKTTWPKARVATAAATGPLAGKTLVVTGTLPVYGREEIEELITQLGGRAASSVSKKTDYVVAGEKAGGKLDKAHKLGVKVLTEAEFNTLIGR; encoded by the coding sequence CTGCGGAAGTTTCATTTTCCCACCCACTGCCCCGAGTGTGGCACGGCCGTCGTCAAGGACGAAGGGGGCGTATACATACGCTGCCCCAACCCAAGTTGTCCGGCTCAGGTCAAAGAGCGATTGCGTTATTTCGCCAGCCGCAACGCCATGGATATCGAAGGATTGGGGGACAAGCTGGTTGATCAGCTGGTCAACGACGGCGTGGTTACGAGCTATGGCGATTTATATCGGCTGAAACTTGAGCAGTTGACAGGCTTGGAACGGATGGGGCAAAAATCCTCCGAGAATCTGCTGGCCGGCATCGCGGCGAGCAAGAGTCGCGGTTTGGCCAAGCTGCTGAATGCGCTGGCGATTCGACATGTGGGCGCGCGAGTGGCAACGCTACTGGCGGATCATTTTGGCTCGATGTCGGCAATCCTTGAGGCGGCGGAAGAAGAACTGGCCGAAGTGGACGAGATCGGGCCGATCATCGCTGGGAGCGTCTATGAATTCCTGCACAGCAAGACCGGCCGCGCCACGATCGACGAACTAACCGAGTTGGGACTGAAGACGACCTGGCCCAAGGCACGCGTGGCAACTGCCGCGGCGACCGGACCGCTAGCGGGCAAGACGTTGGTCGTCACCGGCACGCTCCCAGTTTACGGCCGGGAGGAAATCGAGGAGTTGATCACGCAGCTCGGCGGCCGCGCGGCCAGCAGCGTCTCGAAGAAGACCGACTACGTCGTGGCAGGCGAGAAAGCCGGCGGCAAACTCGACAAAGCCCACAAGCTGGGCGTCAAAGTTCTCACCGAGGCCGAGTTCAACACGCTCATCGGGCGATAG
- a CDS encoding flavin monoamine oxidase family protein: MLDTPIDANGEAADAIVIGAGYSGLAAAWSLVGDGHSVIVLEARDRVGGRAWTQKFTGGFVDNGGQWIGPGMTQILALAQVTGVRTFPTFGEGKTIVAYKGERSEVSAIGSQGFTLPVPDGDVQEFMSAVATLDRLAKEVPADAPWEAPRAAEWDQMTMANWMDANLKTDGAKFAFQIVVGGYFSVEPSELSLLHLLFYIAAAGGVEGLEESSLTWRFDGGAQEIPNRLADRLGDRVKLETPVRTIDQTGDLVMVETDHGWISARRVIVALPPALASRIRYLPSLPPSRDQYTQRAPMGSTIKCHAVYPTPFWRERGLNGQILSDHDLNVTYDNSPPSATPGILVGFLEGAAARRWANRSAEDIQRMTLAAFESHFGAQARTPAHFFQANWANEPWSRGCYCGIPMPGTWTNYRDALRKPVGRLHWAGTETATKWAQYMEGAVRSGERAAAEVNEALTATRQLSLSSSR; this comes from the coding sequence ATGTTGGATACACCGATCGACGCAAACGGTGAAGCGGCCGATGCGATTGTCATCGGCGCCGGCTACTCTGGATTGGCCGCGGCTTGGTCTTTGGTGGGGGATGGCCACTCCGTGATAGTACTTGAGGCCCGCGACCGCGTTGGCGGACGTGCGTGGACCCAGAAATTCACCGGCGGGTTTGTCGATAATGGCGGCCAGTGGATCGGACCGGGCATGACGCAAATCCTGGCGCTGGCGCAGGTGACTGGGGTGAGGACGTTCCCGACGTTTGGCGAAGGCAAAACCATCGTCGCGTACAAGGGTGAGCGATCCGAAGTGAGCGCTATCGGTTCGCAGGGATTCACCCTCCCTGTGCCGGACGGCGATGTTCAAGAATTCATGTCCGCTGTCGCCACACTTGATCGACTTGCCAAGGAAGTCCCGGCGGATGCCCCTTGGGAGGCACCGCGCGCCGCGGAGTGGGATCAGATGACGATGGCGAATTGGATGGACGCGAATCTGAAAACCGACGGCGCCAAGTTTGCATTCCAGATCGTGGTTGGCGGGTATTTTTCCGTCGAGCCCAGCGAGCTCTCCCTCTTGCATCTCCTCTTCTACATTGCGGCCGCGGGTGGCGTTGAAGGCTTGGAAGAAAGTTCGCTGACATGGCGCTTCGATGGCGGCGCCCAGGAAATCCCCAATCGTCTCGCCGATCGTCTCGGCGACAGGGTGAAGCTGGAGACTCCCGTGCGTACGATCGACCAGACCGGAGACCTCGTCATGGTCGAAACGGATCACGGTTGGATAAGTGCCCGACGGGTGATCGTTGCGCTGCCACCTGCGCTCGCCTCTCGCATCCGGTATCTGCCAAGCTTGCCCCCCAGCCGCGACCAATACACCCAGCGGGCGCCCATGGGCTCGACCATCAAGTGTCACGCCGTCTATCCAACTCCGTTCTGGCGAGAGCGCGGGCTGAACGGGCAGATTTTGAGCGATCACGATCTTAACGTCACCTACGACAACTCTCCGCCGAGTGCGACGCCTGGAATCTTGGTGGGCTTCTTGGAGGGCGCCGCGGCCCGACGTTGGGCGAATCGGTCAGCCGAGGACATTCAGCGAATGACATTAGCGGCCTTCGAGAGCCACTTTGGCGCACAGGCTCGAACGCCGGCACACTTCTTTCAAGCCAACTGGGCGAACGAACCTTGGTCGCGAGGCTGCTACTGCGGTATCCCCATGCCAGGCACTTGGACCAATTACAGGGACGCGTTGCGCAAGCCAGTGGGAAGGCTTCACTGGGCTGGGACTGAAACGGCGACCAAGTGGGCTCAATACATGGAAGGCGCGGTGCGATCTGGCGAACGAGCTGCCGCGGAAGTGAACGAAGCTCTCACGGCGACGCGGCAATTGTCGTTATCCTCAAGCCGATAA